A single region of the Ancylobacter novellus DSM 506 genome encodes:
- a CDS encoding formate dehydrogenase subunit gamma — protein sequence MPHYEPWSEERARAVIEEFSHLEGPLMPMLHAVQETFGYVPEAVVPMLAEMLNISRAEVHGVVTFYHDFRHEPAGRHVLKLCRAEACQAAGGDALADHAEHRLGCKLGETTADGRVTVEPIYCLGLCATAPSAMLDGRIVARLNERRLDALIAEAQS from the coding sequence ATGCCGCATTACGAACCTTGGAGCGAAGAGCGCGCCCGCGCGGTGATCGAGGAATTCTCTCACCTCGAAGGCCCGCTGATGCCGATGCTCCATGCGGTGCAGGAAACCTTCGGCTATGTGCCGGAGGCCGTCGTGCCCATGCTCGCCGAGATGCTGAACATCTCCCGCGCCGAAGTCCATGGCGTGGTCACCTTCTATCATGATTTCCGCCACGAGCCGGCCGGCCGCCATGTGCTGAAGCTCTGCCGTGCCGAGGCCTGCCAGGCGGCGGGCGGCGATGCGCTGGCCGACCATGCCGAGCACCGGCTCGGCTGCAAGCTCGGCGAGACGACGGCCGATGGCCGCGTCACCGTCGAGCCGATCTACTGCCTCGGCCTGTGCGCCACCGCGCCGTCCGCCATGCTGGACGGCAGGATCGTGGCCCGGCTCAACGAGCGTCGCCTCGACGCGCTGATCGCGGAGGCGCAGTCGTGA
- a CDS encoding formate dehydrogenase beta subunit: MSVRIYVPKDACSIACGADEVAAAIEAAALSRRQPIEIVRNGSRGMLWLEPMIEVVTPEGRIAYGPVAEEDVEGLFAAGFLTGGDHALRIGKPEEHPFLAKQTRLTFARCGIIDPASYADYRAHGGYKGLERALALGPAEIIEEVKKSGLRGRGGAGFPTAIKWKTVADAKADRKYIVCNADEGDSGTFADRMIMEGDPFELIEGMTIAGIAVGATKGFVYTRSEYPHAIWAMEKAIEVARAHGMLGVNIAGSQYSFDMEVRMGAGAYVCGEETALLDSLEGKRGVVRAKPPLPAHKGLFQKPTVINNVLSLTAVPHILADGGEFYANFGMGRSRGTMPIQIAGNVKFGGLFETAFGITLGELINDIGGGTASGRPVKAAQVGGPLGAYVPTWQFDLPFDYEAFAAKDALIGHGGIVVFDETTDLAKMARFAMEFCSVESCGKCTPCRIGSTRGVELMDRIMAGQRVEANLATLTDLCQTMKLGSLCALGGFTPYPVLSALNHFPEDFGAPPRHLEAAE, translated from the coding sequence GTGAGCGTTCGTATCTACGTTCCCAAGGACGCCTGTTCCATCGCCTGCGGCGCCGACGAGGTGGCTGCGGCCATCGAGGCGGCGGCGCTTTCCCGCCGCCAGCCGATCGAGATCGTGCGCAACGGCTCGCGCGGCATGCTGTGGCTGGAGCCGATGATCGAGGTGGTGACGCCGGAAGGCCGCATCGCCTATGGCCCGGTGGCCGAGGAGGACGTCGAGGGCCTGTTCGCGGCCGGCTTCCTGACCGGCGGCGACCACGCGCTGCGCATCGGCAAGCCGGAGGAGCACCCCTTCCTCGCCAAGCAGACGCGCCTCACCTTCGCGCGCTGCGGCATCATCGATCCCGCCTCCTACGCCGACTACCGCGCCCATGGCGGCTATAAGGGCCTCGAGCGCGCGCTTGCGCTCGGCCCGGCGGAGATCATCGAGGAAGTCAAGAAGTCCGGCCTGCGCGGCCGCGGCGGCGCCGGCTTCCCCACCGCCATCAAGTGGAAGACGGTGGCGGACGCCAAGGCCGACCGCAAGTACATCGTCTGCAACGCCGACGAGGGCGATAGCGGCACCTTCGCCGACCGCATGATCATGGAAGGCGACCCCTTCGAGCTGATCGAGGGCATGACCATCGCCGGCATCGCGGTGGGCGCCACCAAGGGCTTCGTCTACACCCGCTCGGAATATCCCCACGCCATCTGGGCGATGGAGAAGGCGATCGAGGTCGCCCGCGCCCATGGCATGCTCGGCGTCAACATCGCCGGCTCGCAGTACAGCTTCGACATGGAAGTGCGCATGGGCGCCGGCGCCTATGTGTGCGGCGAGGAGACGGCGCTGCTCGACAGCCTGGAAGGCAAGCGCGGCGTGGTCCGCGCCAAGCCGCCGCTGCCGGCGCATAAGGGCCTGTTCCAGAAGCCGACCGTCATCAACAACGTGCTCTCGCTGACCGCCGTGCCGCATATCCTGGCCGATGGCGGCGAGTTCTACGCCAATTTCGGCATGGGCCGCTCGCGCGGCACGATGCCGATCCAGATCGCCGGCAACGTGAAGTTCGGTGGCCTGTTCGAGACCGCCTTCGGCATCACGCTGGGCGAGTTGATCAACGACATCGGCGGCGGCACCGCCTCCGGCCGTCCGGTCAAAGCGGCGCAGGTGGGCGGCCCGCTCGGCGCCTATGTGCCGACCTGGCAGTTCGACCTGCCCTTCGACTACGAGGCCTTCGCGGCCAAGGACGCGCTGATCGGCCATGGCGGCATCGTCGTGTTCGACGAGACCACGGACCTCGCCAAGATGGCGCGCTTCGCCATGGAGTTCTGCTCCGTGGAGAGCTGCGGCAAGTGCACGCCCTGCCGCATCGGCTCGACGCGCGGCGTCGAACTGATGGACCGCATCATGGCCGGCCAGCGCGTCGAGGCGAACCTCGCCACGCTCACCGACCTCTGCCAGACCATGAAGCTTGGATCGCTTTGCGCCCTCGGGGGTTTCACCCCATATCCGGTGCTGAGCGCGCTGAACCATTTCCCCGAGGATTTCGGCGCGCCGCCGCGCCACCTCGAAGCCGCCGAGTGA
- the fdhF gene encoding formate dehydrogenase subunit alpha: MSLVHEIDYGTPAPKTDKMVTLTIDGMEVTVPEGTSIMRAAMEMGTQIPKLCATDSLEAFGSCRLCLIEIEGRNGTPASCTTPVAPGIKVHTQTPRLAQLRKGVMELYISDHPLDCLTCAANGDCELQDMAGAVGLREVRYGMEGANHFAPTSELVMPKDESNPYFTYDPAKCIVCNRCVRACEEVQGTFALTISGRGFGSRVSPGQSEAFLTSECVSCGACVQACPTATLSEKRLIEIGTPEHSVVTTCAYCGVGCTFKAEMRGQEVVRMVPWKDGKANRGHSCVKGRFAWGYATHQDRITKPMIRAKVTDPWREVSWEEAINHTAFELKRIQDSYGRKAVGGITSSRCTNEEAYLVQKIIRAGFGTNNVDTCARVCHSPTGYGLNQAFGTSAGTQDFDSVEDSDVIMVIGANPTDGHPVFGSRMKKRLREGAKLIVVDPRRIDLVKSPHIKAEFHLPLQPGTNVAIVTALAHVVVTEGLVNEEYVRQFCDWDEFQDWAEFVADARHSPEEVEKLSGVPAELIRGAARLYATGGNAAIYYGLGVTEHSQGSTTVMAIANLAMATGNIGRRGVGVNPLRGQNNVQGSCDMGSFPHELPGYRHISDDATRATFEAMWGTPLDPEPGLRIPNMLDAAVDGTFKAIYIQGEDILQSDPDTKHVAAGLAAMELVIVQDLFLNETANYAHVFLPGCTFLEKDGTFTNAERRIQLVRKVMAPKNGYGDWEVTQLLANAIGLNWNYTHPAQIMDEIAALTPTFAGVSFKKLDEMGSVQWPCNDANPEGMPIMHINGFARGKGKFVVTEYVPTDERTGARFPLLLTTGRILSHYNVGAQTRRTANVAWHPEDVLEIHPHDAEQRGVRDGDWVRIDSRAGSTTLRAEITDRVAPGVVYTTFHHPGTQANVVTTDFSDWATNCPEFKVTAVQIARSNGPSEWQEDYDDFARQSRRIAVAAE, translated from the coding sequence ATGTCCCTCGTCCATGAGATCGACTACGGAACACCCGCTCCCAAGACCGACAAGATGGTGACGCTCACCATCGACGGCATGGAAGTGACGGTGCCCGAGGGTACCTCCATCATGCGCGCGGCGATGGAGATGGGGACGCAGATCCCCAAGCTCTGTGCCACCGACAGCCTGGAGGCGTTCGGCTCCTGCCGCCTCTGCCTGATCGAGATCGAGGGCCGCAACGGCACGCCGGCCTCCTGCACCACGCCGGTGGCGCCGGGCATCAAGGTCCACACCCAGACGCCTCGTCTCGCCCAGCTGCGCAAGGGCGTGATGGAGCTCTATATCTCCGACCACCCGCTGGACTGCCTGACCTGCGCCGCCAACGGCGACTGCGAGCTGCAGGACATGGCCGGCGCGGTCGGCCTGCGCGAGGTGCGCTACGGCATGGAGGGCGCGAACCACTTCGCCCCCACCTCCGAGCTCGTCATGCCGAAGGACGAGTCCAACCCCTATTTCACCTATGACCCGGCCAAGTGCATCGTCTGCAACCGCTGCGTCCGCGCCTGCGAAGAGGTGCAGGGCACGTTCGCGCTGACGATTTCCGGCCGCGGCTTCGGCTCGCGCGTCTCGCCGGGCCAGTCGGAAGCTTTCCTCACCTCGGAATGCGTGTCCTGCGGCGCCTGCGTGCAGGCCTGCCCGACCGCCACCCTCTCCGAGAAGCGCCTGATCGAGATCGGCACGCCCGAGCACTCGGTGGTCACCACCTGCGCCTATTGCGGCGTCGGCTGCACCTTCAAGGCGGAGATGCGCGGCCAGGAAGTGGTGCGCATGGTGCCGTGGAAGGACGGCAAGGCCAATCGCGGCCATAGCTGCGTCAAGGGCCGCTTCGCCTGGGGCTACGCCACCCATCAGGACCGCATCACCAAGCCGATGATCCGCGCCAAGGTCACCGACCCGTGGCGCGAGGTCTCGTGGGAGGAGGCGATCAACCACACCGCCTTCGAGCTGAAGCGCATCCAGGACAGCTACGGCCGCAAGGCGGTCGGCGGCATCACCTCCTCGCGCTGCACCAACGAGGAAGCCTATCTCGTCCAGAAGATCATCCGCGCCGGCTTCGGCACCAACAACGTCGACACCTGCGCCCGCGTCTGCCACTCGCCGACCGGCTACGGCCTGAACCAGGCCTTCGGCACCTCGGCGGGCACACAGGACTTCGACTCGGTCGAGGACAGCGACGTCATCATGGTGATCGGCGCCAACCCGACCGACGGCCACCCCGTCTTCGGCTCGCGCATGAAGAAGCGCCTGCGCGAGGGTGCCAAGCTGATCGTCGTCGATCCGCGCCGCATCGACCTCGTCAAGTCGCCGCACATCAAGGCCGAGTTCCACCTGCCGCTGCAGCCCGGCACCAACGTCGCCATCGTCACCGCGCTGGCGCATGTCGTGGTCACCGAGGGGCTGGTGAACGAGGAATATGTCCGCCAGTTCTGCGACTGGGACGAGTTCCAGGACTGGGCCGAGTTCGTCGCCGATGCGCGCCACTCGCCGGAAGAGGTCGAGAAGCTTTCCGGCGTGCCGGCCGAGCTGATCCGCGGCGCCGCCCGGCTCTACGCCACCGGCGGCAATGCGGCGATCTATTACGGCCTCGGCGTCACCGAGCACTCGCAGGGTTCGACCACCGTCATGGCGATCGCCAACCTCGCCATGGCGACCGGCAATATCGGCCGCCGCGGCGTCGGCGTGAACCCGCTGCGCGGTCAGAACAACGTGCAGGGCTCGTGCGACATGGGCTCGTTCCCGCACGAGCTGCCGGGCTACCGCCACATCTCCGACGACGCCACCCGCGCCACCTTCGAGGCGATGTGGGGCACCCCGCTCGATCCCGAGCCTGGCCTGCGCATCCCGAACATGCTGGACGCGGCCGTCGACGGCACCTTCAAGGCGATCTACATCCAGGGCGAGGACATCCTCCAGTCCGACCCGGACACCAAGCATGTCGCCGCGGGCCTCGCGGCCATGGAGCTGGTGATCGTGCAGGACCTGTTCCTGAACGAGACCGCCAACTACGCGCATGTCTTCCTGCCGGGCTGCACCTTCCTCGAGAAGGACGGCACCTTCACCAATGCCGAGCGCCGCATCCAGCTCGTGCGCAAGGTGATGGCGCCGAAGAACGGCTATGGCGACTGGGAGGTCACCCAGCTCCTCGCCAACGCCATCGGCCTGAACTGGAACTACACCCACCCCGCGCAGATCATGGACGAGATCGCGGCGCTGACCCCGACCTTTGCCGGCGTCTCCTTCAAGAAGCTCGACGAGATGGGCTCGGTGCAGTGGCCCTGCAACGACGCCAATCCCGAGGGCATGCCGATCATGCACATCAACGGGTTCGCGCGCGGCAAGGGCAAGTTCGTCGTCACCGAATACGTGCCGACCGACGAGCGCACCGGCGCCCGCTTCCCGCTGCTGCTCACCACCGGCCGCATCCTCTCGCACTACAATGTCGGCGCGCAGACCCGCCGCACGGCGAATGTCGCCTGGCATCCGGAGGACGTGCTGGAGATCCACCCGCACGACGCCGAGCAGCGCGGCGTGCGCGACGGCGACTGGGTGCGCATCGACAGCCGCGCCGGCTCCACCACGCTGCGCGCGGAGATCACCGACCGCGTGGCGCCGGGCGTCGTCTACACCACCTTCCACCACCCGGGCACGCAGGCCAATGTGGTGACCACGGACTTCTCCGACTGGGCCACCAACTGCCCCGAGTTCAAGGTCACGGCGGTGCAGATCGCCCGCTCGAACGGCCCGTCCGAGTGGCAGGAGGACTATGACGACTTCGCCCGCCAGAGCCGGCGCATCGCCGTCGCGGCGGAGTGA
- the fdhD gene encoding formate dehydrogenase accessory sulfurtransferase FdhD: MIPPVVRVSRLAVSSSGAKAGERAIPEETPVAIVHNGSTYAVMMATPSDLEDFGYGFSLTEGVIGALSDVEAIETLEFEEGVEIRLWLNQERAGQQVARRRQIAGPTGCGLCGVESLELAVKPAKQVAEGRVFTAAEISRAIASLPPAQVLNHETRAVHAAAFWEPATGLVAVREDVGRHNALDKLVGHLVREGRDAAGGIVLLTSRVSIEMVQKTAMLGASVLVAVSAPTALAVRTAEKAGITLAAIARDDGFEVFTHPHRIEIGGAEKERIAHVG; this comes from the coding sequence ATGATCCCGCCGGTCGTCCGCGTCTCGCGCCTTGCCGTCTCCTCGTCGGGAGCGAAGGCGGGCGAGCGGGCGATCCCCGAGGAGACGCCCGTCGCCATCGTGCATAACGGCTCGACCTATGCCGTGATGATGGCGACGCCTAGCGACCTCGAGGATTTCGGCTACGGCTTCAGCCTCACCGAGGGCGTGATCGGCGCGCTTTCCGACGTCGAGGCGATCGAGACGCTGGAGTTCGAGGAAGGCGTCGAGATCCGCCTGTGGCTCAACCAGGAGCGCGCCGGCCAGCAGGTGGCGCGCCGCCGGCAGATCGCCGGTCCCACGGGCTGCGGCCTGTGCGGCGTCGAGAGCCTGGAACTGGCGGTGAAGCCGGCAAAGCAGGTCGCGGAGGGGCGTGTCTTCACCGCGGCGGAGATTTCCCGTGCCATCGCCTCGCTGCCGCCGGCGCAGGTGCTGAACCACGAGACCCGCGCCGTCCATGCCGCCGCCTTCTGGGAGCCGGCGACGGGACTGGTGGCGGTGCGCGAGGATGTCGGCCGCCACAACGCGCTCGACAAGCTCGTCGGCCATCTCGTGCGCGAGGGCCGCGACGCCGCGGGAGGCATCGTGCTGCTGACCAGCCGCGTGTCGATCGAGATGGTGCAGAAGACCGCCATGCTCGGCGCGAGCGTGCTGGTGGCGGTGTCGGCGCCGACCGCGCTCGCCGTGCGCACGGCGGAGAAGGCAGGCATCACGCTGGCGGCCATCGCCCGCGACGACGGATTCGAAGTGTTTACCCACCCCCATCGCATCGAGATCGGCGGGGCAGAGAAGGAGCGTATCGCCCATGTCGGCTAA
- a CDS encoding formate dehydrogenase subunit delta produces the protein MSANTMDRLVYMANQIGKFFEPQGHEKAVKGVAKHIKDFWDPRMRARIEDHIAAGGAGLTPSVFEALKSLPPVKRDTIPAAHPTLNPPGPTAAHH, from the coding sequence ATGTCGGCTAACACGATGGATCGCCTCGTCTACATGGCGAACCAGATCGGCAAGTTCTTCGAGCCGCAGGGCCATGAGAAGGCCGTCAAGGGCGTCGCCAAGCACATCAAGGACTTCTGGGATCCGCGCATGCGCGCGCGCATCGAGGACCACATCGCCGCCGGCGGCGCGGGCCTCACGCCCTCCGTGTTCGAGGCGCTGAAGAGCCTGCCGCCGGTGAAGCGCGACACCATCCCGGCCGCCCATCCGACGCTGAACCCGCCCGGACCGACCGCCGCCCATCACTGA
- a CDS encoding monovalent cation:proton antiporter-2 (CPA2) family protein, with translation MHDDGHGLLLGAVIFLATAVIAVPIARRLGLSPIVGYILAGVAIGPAGIGAFSDPERIITVAEIGVVLLLFIIGLELQVSRLLALRKAIFGIGTAQLIFSGAAIAVLTHYAGDEFGWRASLVAGLALALSATSIALQLLEEKGGMSQPYGQRAFGVLLFQDMAVVPLIALMPLLAQGTHEERSLAESIGHVGMILGALALVIIVGRYLLTPMFRILAHSGAREVMTAAALLVVLGAGVLMASAGMSMALGAFLAGVMLSESSFRHELEANVDAFRGLLIALFFMGVGMSMNLDVVLANAPLLIAGTLLVTLVKAVSVWAVFRLSDGTRADAVRSASVLTPAGEFSFVLFPLALELGLIDSRQTDMLAACAAMTMLLGPPVALIGERLARRLERRTVSEPVDDFSDAHGAVLVVGFGRFGQIVSQCLLAQGLEVTIIDNDVEMIQSAGLFGFRIYYGDGTRLDVLRAAGAERARVVAVCVDQRGTADRIVEILKANMPDARLYVRAYDRNHAVALRHGGVDFEIRETFESALAFGEATLRANGIDAETAQTTIADIRQRDLERLRRQIVEGEDRGPSLITPEPLMRPERTARPLNEEAEDVLKHETEFSG, from the coding sequence ATGCATGACGACGGACACGGACTGCTGCTCGGGGCGGTGATCTTCCTCGCCACCGCGGTCATCGCGGTACCGATCGCGCGGCGGCTCGGTCTCTCGCCCATCGTCGGCTACATATTGGCGGGCGTCGCCATCGGCCCGGCCGGCATCGGCGCCTTCAGCGATCCCGAGCGCATCATCACCGTCGCCGAGATCGGCGTGGTGCTGCTGCTGTTCATCATCGGGCTGGAATTGCAGGTCTCGCGCCTGCTGGCGCTGAGGAAGGCGATCTTCGGCATCGGCACGGCGCAGCTCATCTTCAGCGGCGCCGCCATCGCCGTGCTCACCCATTATGCCGGCGACGAGTTCGGCTGGCGCGCCTCGCTGGTCGCCGGCCTGGCGCTGGCGCTCTCCGCTACCTCCATCGCGCTGCAATTGCTGGAGGAGAAGGGCGGCATGTCCCAGCCCTACGGCCAGCGGGCGTTCGGCGTGCTGCTGTTCCAGGACATGGCGGTGGTGCCGCTGATCGCGCTGATGCCGCTGCTGGCGCAGGGCACGCATGAGGAGCGGAGCCTTGCCGAATCGATCGGCCATGTCGGCATGATCCTCGGCGCGCTGGCGCTGGTGATCATCGTCGGGCGCTACCTGCTCACCCCGATGTTCCGCATCCTCGCCCATTCCGGCGCGCGCGAGGTGATGACCGCCGCGGCGCTGCTCGTGGTGCTGGGCGCCGGCGTGCTGATGGCCTCGGCCGGCATGTCGATGGCGCTCGGCGCCTTCCTGGCCGGCGTCATGCTGTCGGAATCGAGCTTCCGCCACGAGCTGGAAGCCAATGTCGACGCCTTCCGCGGCCTCTTGATCGCGCTGTTCTTCATGGGCGTCGGCATGTCGATGAATCTCGACGTGGTGCTGGCCAATGCGCCGCTGCTGATCGCCGGCACGCTGCTGGTCACGCTGGTGAAGGCGGTGTCGGTCTGGGCGGTGTTCCGCCTCTCCGACGGCACCCGCGCCGATGCGGTACGCTCGGCCTCGGTGCTGACCCCGGCCGGCGAGTTCTCCTTCGTGCTGTTCCCCTTAGCGCTGGAACTCGGCCTCATCGATTCCCGCCAGACCGACATGCTGGCCGCCTGCGCCGCCATGACCATGCTGCTCGGCCCGCCGGTGGCGCTGATCGGCGAGCGGCTGGCCCGCCGGCTGGAGCGGCGCACGGTGAGCGAGCCGGTGGACGATTTCAGCGACGCGCATGGCGCGGTGCTGGTGGTCGGTTTCGGCCGCTTCGGCCAGATCGTCTCGCAGTGCCTGCTGGCGCAGGGGCTGGAGGTGACGATCATCGACAACGACGTCGAGATGATCCAGAGCGCCGGCCTGTTCGGCTTCCGCATCTATTACGGCGACGGCACGCGGCTCGACGTGCTGCGCGCCGCCGGCGCCGAGCGGGCGCGGGTGGTGGCGGTCTGCGTCGACCAGCGCGGCACCGCCGACCGCATCGTCGAGATATTGAAGGCCAACATGCCGGATGCCCGGCTCTATGTGCGCGCCTATGACCGCAACCATGCGGTGGCGCTGCGCCATGGCGGGGTCGACTTCGAGATCCGCGAGACCTTCGAATCCGCGCTCGCCTTCGGCGAGGCGACGCTGCGCGCCAACGGCATCGACGCCGAGACGGCGCAGACGACGATCGCTGACATACGCCAGCGCGATCTCGAGCGGCTCAGGCGGCAGATCGTCGAGGGCGAGGATCGCGGCCCGTCGCTGATCACGCCGGAACCGCTGATGCGGCCCGAGCGCACCGCCCGCCCGCTGAACGAGGAAGCCGAGGACGTGCTGAAGCACGAGACGGAGTTCTCGGGCTAG
- a CDS encoding Cof-type HAD-IIB family hydrolase — translation MTATDAAPATKHTPSGRIRLMVSDVDGTLVNKEKQVTPGTIEAVRRLREAGVAFAAVSARPPRGMKLLVEALKLDLFGGFNGGSILRGDFSLVEQHFVAADAARKGIEVMKPRGAYIWVFADDEWFITDPSNQYVAGEIRTVAFQPTVVEDFGDHVTRAGKIVFSSTDFDMLAASEPELQALVGDGATARRSQAKYLDLTPPGTDKGYAVRAFARHFGVPLEEVAVIGDMQNDLPMFGVAGLRLAMGNGAAEVKEQADFVSTANDQDGVAHAIEQFVLPRAAR, via the coding sequence ATGACCGCAACCGATGCCGCGCCCGCCACGAAGCACACGCCCTCCGGGCGCATCCGCCTCATGGTGTCGGATGTCGACGGCACGCTGGTGAACAAGGAGAAGCAGGTCACGCCCGGCACCATCGAGGCGGTGCGGCGGCTGCGCGAGGCGGGCGTCGCCTTCGCCGCCGTCTCGGCCCGTCCCCCGCGCGGCATGAAGCTGCTGGTCGAGGCGCTGAAGCTCGATTTGTTCGGCGGCTTCAATGGCGGCTCCATCCTGCGCGGCGACTTCTCGCTGGTGGAGCAGCACTTCGTGGCGGCGGACGCGGCGCGGAAGGGCATCGAGGTTATGAAGCCGCGCGGCGCCTATATCTGGGTGTTCGCCGACGACGAGTGGTTCATCACCGACCCCTCGAACCAGTATGTCGCCGGCGAGATCCGCACCGTGGCGTTCCAGCCGACGGTGGTGGAGGATTTCGGCGACCACGTCACCCGCGCCGGCAAGATCGTCTTCTCCTCGACCGATTTCGACATGCTGGCGGCGAGCGAGCCGGAGCTGCAGGCGCTGGTGGGCGACGGCGCCACGGCGCGGCGCTCGCAGGCCAAGTACCTCGACCTCACCCCGCCCGGCACCGACAAGGGCTATGCGGTGCGCGCCTTCGCCCGCCATTTCGGCGTGCCGCTGGAAGAGGTCGCGGTGATCGGCGACATGCAGAACGACCTGCCGATGTTCGGCGTCGCCGGCCTTCGCCTCGCCATGGGCAACGGCGCCGCGGAGGTGAAGGAGCAGGCCGACTTCGTCTCGACCGCCAACGACCAGGACGGCGTCGCCCACGCCATCGAGCAGTTCGTCCTGCCCCGCGCGGCGCGGTGA
- the zwf gene encoding glucose-6-phosphate dehydrogenase, which yields MGSETVVLGQKVLAPDTAPAPASTFFIFGASGDLTKRLLLPSLYNLAHEGVLDDDFAIIGVDHIEQSEEDYRAYLSDEVANLPGHLDTEGETWKWLMARIGYVAGDFEDPATYGRIREKLEQRAKQTGNAVFYLAVAPRFFATISEQLGAAGLLKEEAETFRHVVVEKPFGTDLPSARALNRRLLAVAGERQIYRIDHFLGKETVQNMMALRFGNGIFEPIWSKEYIDHIQITAAETVTVEQRGRFYDATGAMRDMVPNHMFQLLAMTAMEPPNSFDADAVRTEKTKVIEAIRHMRPNDAIGAAVRGQYRAGFVNGEAVKDYRAEKDVDPNSRTETYVALKCFVDSWRWNGVPFYVRTGKALATRRTEIAIQFKRAPGVLFRHLPTALKPNLMVIHVQPDEGVSLRFAAKVPGRKVKLSEVEMDFKYTDYFNAAPSTGYETLIYDCLCGDPTLFQRADTIEAGWEAVEPILEAVAGGEDEVQFYSAGSNGPAMADVMLAQDGFQWLPLERERR from the coding sequence ATGGGAAGCGAGACCGTCGTCCTCGGCCAGAAGGTGCTGGCGCCCGATACGGCGCCGGCGCCGGCCTCGACCTTCTTCATCTTCGGCGCCTCCGGCGACCTGACCAAGCGCCTGCTGCTGCCCTCGCTCTACAACCTCGCCCATGAGGGTGTGCTCGACGACGACTTTGCCATCATCGGCGTCGACCACATCGAGCAGAGCGAGGAGGACTACCGCGCCTATCTCAGCGACGAGGTGGCGAACCTGCCGGGCCATCTCGACACCGAGGGCGAGACCTGGAAATGGCTGATGGCCCGCATCGGCTACGTCGCCGGCGACTTCGAGGATCCGGCCACCTATGGCCGCATCCGCGAGAAGCTGGAACAGCGGGCGAAGCAGACCGGCAACGCGGTGTTCTACCTCGCCGTGGCGCCGCGCTTCTTCGCCACCATCTCCGAGCAGCTCGGCGCCGCCGGTCTGCTCAAGGAGGAAGCGGAGACCTTCCGCCACGTCGTGGTGGAAAAGCCCTTCGGCACCGACCTGCCCTCGGCCCGCGCCTTGAACCGGCGCCTGCTGGCGGTGGCCGGCGAGCGGCAGATCTACCGGATCGATCATTTCCTCGGCAAGGAAACGGTCCAGAACATGATGGCGCTGCGCTTCGGCAACGGCATCTTCGAGCCGATCTGGAGCAAGGAATATATCGACCACATCCAGATCACCGCCGCCGAAACGGTGACGGTGGAGCAGCGCGGGCGCTTCTACGACGCCACCGGCGCCATGCGCGACATGGTGCCGAACCATATGTTCCAGCTCCTCGCCATGACGGCGATGGAGCCGCCCAACTCCTTCGACGCCGACGCCGTGCGCACCGAGAAGACCAAGGTGATCGAGGCCATCCGGCACATGCGCCCGAACGACGCCATCGGCGCCGCCGTGCGCGGCCAATACCGCGCCGGCTTCGTCAATGGCGAGGCGGTGAAGGACTATCGCGCCGAGAAGGACGTCGACCCCAACAGCCGCACCGAGACCTATGTGGCGCTGAAATGCTTCGTCGATTCCTGGCGCTGGAACGGCGTGCCCTTCTATGTGCGCACCGGCAAGGCGCTGGCCACGCGGCGCACCGAGATCGCCATCCAGTTCAAGCGGGCGCCGGGCGTGCTTTTCCGCCATCTCCCGACCGCCTTGAAGCCTAATTTGATGGTGATCCACGTCCAGCCGGACGAGGGCGTCTCCCTGCGCTTCGCCGCCAAGGTGCCGGGCCGCAAGGTGAAGCTCTCCGAGGTGGAGATGGACTTCAAATACACCGACTACTTCAACGCCGCCCCGTCCACCGGCTACGAGACGCTGATCTATGACTGCCTGTGCGGCGACCCGACGCTGTTCCAGCGCGCCGACACCATCGAGGCGGGCTGGGAGGCGGTGGAGCCGATCCTCGAGGCCGTCGCCGGCGGCGAGGACGAGGTGCAGTTCTATTCCGCCGGCTCCAACGGACCGGCCATGGCCGACGTGATGCTGGCGCAGGACGGCTTCCAGTGGCTGCCGCTCGAAAGGGAACGCCGATGA